In Verrucomicrobiia bacterium, the genomic stretch TGCTTGAGTCTGACCAATACCGACCCGCGCAAAATCCTTTATTTCGCCAAATTCCCGTGGCCGCGTGTGGTTGCGCCGACATTGGATTTTTCATTGCCGGGTTCCCAGCGCATTCAAGCCGTAGCTGAAAAGGAAAAGGCAGCCGAGCGGCAGATTCGGGAGGTGCTGGCGCAAAAGGGGGCGGACATCGCGGCGATCATCCTCGAACCGATACAGGGGGAGGGTGGCGACAATCATTTTCGCAGTGAATTCGTTCAGACTTTGCGCCGGATTTGCGATGAAAACGAAATCCTGCTGATTTTTGACGAGGTCCAGACTGGGATGGGAGTGACCGGCAAGAACTGGTGTTGCGAACATTTTGGCGTGTTGCCTGACTTACTGGCGTTCGGCAAGAAGGCGCAAGTCTGCGGTGTTATGGCCGGGCCGCGTTTGGACGAGATCAAAGACAACTGCTTCCGGCTCTCGAGCCGCATCAGCTCGACCTGGGGTGGCAACTTCACGGATTACGTGCGTTCAACGCATTACCTGCGAATCATCGAGCAGGAGAACCTGGTCCAGAACGCAAGAATCCAGGGCGAATACATCCTGGCAGGAATTCAATCGCTCGCGCGCAAGTATCCAATACTCTCTGCTCCGCGCGGGCGCGGTCTTTTGCTGGCGTTCGATCTCCCGGACACGAAGGTGCGGGATGTATTCTGGAATGGGACACTGGAATTGGGCTTGCTGGTGGTGCGGACAGGGGAGCGAACGGTTCGCCTAAGACCGATGCTGGACATCCAGAGCGAGACGATTGACGAGGCATTGGCGATTCTGGAGCGGGAATGCCAAAAGCTGGAATGCTCATGAGACGCAACACCCCATCCCCAAAGCCAAGAGGCTCCCGGGCAACCGGCACGGAAGCGTCGGGTGCGGAGCTTCTGCGCAAGCTGGGAGTGGAATCTGACAATCCCGGGGTATTTTGCGGTGAATGGCTGGGCAGCAGCGAAGCAATCGAGAGCAGGTCGCCAATCAACGGGAACTTACTGGCGCGGGTCCACACCGCAACGAGGGCCGAATATAAGCGCGCAGGCCAAGGGGCCAGCTCGGCTTTTGAAAGCTGGCAGGTTCTGCCCGCGCCCCGGCGCGGCGAAGTCGTGCGCCAACTCGGCAACGCCCTGCGCCTGGCCAAGCCGGACCTGGGCCGGCTCGTGACACTGGAGACGGGTAAAATCCTCGCCGAAGGCGAAGGAGAGGTCCAGGAGATGATCGACATCTGCGATTTTGCGGTGGGCCTATCGCGTCAACTTTATGGACTGACGATCGCCTCCGAACGCCCGCAGCATCGCATGATCGAGCAGTGGCATCCCCTGGGAGTCGTGGGCATTATCAGCGCGTTCAATTTCCCGGTGGCTGTATGGTCCTGGAACAGCGCCCTGGCGGCTGTGTGCGGGGACTCGACTCTTTGGAAACCCTCGACTCAGACCCCTTTGACCGCCATTGCCAGCATCAAAATCGCTGAG encodes the following:
- the lat gene encoding L-lysine 6-transaminase — encoded protein: MQTVSKAQNTARLKTAPKQARSAVAPQELIARLEKHVLVDGLKLLFDAEKSRGARFVDATSGRGLIDFYSFYASQPIGFNHPYFDQPDVQADLLTAAKVKVSNSDVCTRQYAGFVETFARVMGLPPLERYFFIDTGTLAVENALKAAMDWKVRKNLEAGRGERGTEIIHFERAFHGRSGYCLSLTNTDPRKILYFAKFPWPRVVAPTLDFSLPGSQRIQAVAEKEKAAERQIREVLAQKGADIAAIILEPIQGEGGDNHFRSEFVQTLRRICDENEILLIFDEVQTGMGVTGKNWCCEHFGVLPDLLAFGKKAQVCGVMAGPRLDEIKDNCFRLSSRISSTWGGNFTDYVRSTHYLRIIEQENLVQNARIQGEYILAGIQSLARKYPILSAPRGRGLLLAFDLPDTKVRDVFWNGTLELGLLVVRTGERTVRLRPMLDIQSETIDEALAILERECQKLECS